In Geobacillus kaustophilus, a genomic segment contains:
- a CDS encoding toprim domain-containing protein, which translates to MPIEDIEKRLVGVTGRRLKDDMPNKWMHRPRNLHTGWILTGLGRNLEEVRAKNEVIVVEGVFDCVRAWDCGLKHVCTPIGTFFTEEHEQELYKAGVTQLVIGLDNDPAGRNGTRKMIERLKYKFDITVLNLPEGKDPCDCTCEELLEAYNTRLLVHEWYDKYGKEKERL; encoded by the coding sequence ATGCCAATAGAGGACATTGAAAAGCGACTCGTTGGAGTCACTGGACGGAGACTCAAAGATGATATGCCAAACAAATGGATGCACCGTCCAAGAAACTTGCATACTGGTTGGATACTCACTGGCTTAGGTCGCAACCTCGAGGAGGTAAGAGCCAAAAATGAGGTCATAGTCGTCGAGGGAGTTTTCGATTGCGTCCGAGCATGGGATTGCGGTCTCAAGCATGTTTGTACCCCTATTGGAACCTTCTTCACAGAAGAACACGAGCAAGAACTCTATAAGGCTGGAGTGACTCAACTCGTGATTGGACTTGATAATGACCCAGCAGGAAGAAATGGAACAAGAAAAATGATTGAGCGACTCAAATACAAGTTTGACATTACAGTGTTAAATCTCCCCGAGGGGAAAGACCCTTGCGACTGTACTTGCGAGGAGCTCCTCGAGGCTTACAATACAAGGCTTCTAGTCCACGAGTGGTATGACAAATATGGCAAAGAAAAAGAGCGATTGTAG